Proteins co-encoded in one Podospora pseudoanserina strain CBS 124.78 chromosome 7 map unlocalized CBS124.78p_7, whole genome shotgun sequence genomic window:
- a CDS encoding uncharacterized protein (COG:S; EggNog:ENOG503P7AT) has translation MGKSSRASTIKQNNRKLKANVFGPVEAARAERLHAKLAELIAQPKPVKEFEMNDEPVDEEAKEVGAEKEEVAMEVDEKPAAPYKEKERKRRGKKSNIVFRKKGPKTNSKKK, from the exons ATGGGCAAGAGCTCGAGAGCCAGCACtatcaaacaaaacaaccgGAAACTCAAGGCCAATGTCTTCGGGCCCGTCGAGGCGGCTCGTGCTGAGCGTCTACATGCCAAGTTGGCAGAGCTCATTGCGCAGCCCAAGCCTGTGAAGGAGTTCGAGATGAACGACG AGCccgtggatgaggaggccaaggaggttggggctgagaaggaggagg TTGCcatggaggttgatgagaagCCAGCGGCGCCatacaaggagaaggagcgcaAGCGGAGAGGCAAAAAGTCCAACATTGTCTTCCGCAAGAAGGGCCCCAAGaccaacagcaagaagaaaTGA